From a region of the Armatimonas rosea genome:
- a CDS encoding acetyl-CoA carboxylase carboxyltransferase subunit beta yields the protein MPDWFRRPAPAAVPEGAFTKCTKCGAILYTKDFERDFKVCNKCGHHHRLSADERIAMTADEGSFVEFGRRDIRALDFLQFPGYGDKLTGAESAEENARTDGLVTGVATISGHPCVLAVSDFEWGRLAGTMGSVFGEKFARAADRALEEQSALITFCASGGARMQEGLTSLMQMAKTSLSVAQLDKARVPYIVVLTNPSTGGAVASYASLGDVIYAEPGATVGLSGERVAAQAQSVKPPANYRTAEFMEEHGQVDKIVARKELTTMLAKTLAFLGS from the coding sequence ATGCCTGACTGGTTTCGCCGTCCCGCCCCCGCCGCCGTACCCGAAGGTGCCTTCACCAAGTGCACCAAGTGCGGCGCGATTCTTTACACCAAGGACTTTGAGCGGGATTTCAAGGTCTGCAACAAGTGCGGACACCACCACCGTCTCAGCGCCGATGAGCGCATCGCCATGACCGCCGACGAAGGCAGCTTCGTGGAGTTTGGCCGTCGCGACATCCGCGCCCTCGATTTTCTGCAGTTCCCCGGCTACGGCGACAAGCTCACCGGCGCCGAGTCTGCTGAGGAAAACGCCCGCACCGATGGCCTGGTCACGGGAGTGGCGACCATCAGCGGCCACCCTTGTGTCCTCGCGGTCTCGGACTTCGAGTGGGGCCGCCTCGCGGGGACCATGGGGAGTGTCTTTGGCGAGAAGTTCGCCCGCGCCGCCGACCGTGCCCTGGAGGAGCAGAGCGCCCTCATCACGTTCTGCGCCTCGGGAGGGGCGCGCATGCAAGAGGGCCTCACCAGCCTGATGCAGATGGCCAAGACCAGCCTCTCGGTCGCGCAGCTCGATAAGGCCCGCGTGCCCTATATTGTCGTGCTGACCAACCCCTCCACGGGGGGGGCCGTGGCGTCTTATGCCAGCCTCGGGGATGTGATCTACGCCGAGCCGGGCGCGACTGTCGGGCTCTCGGGCGAGCGGGTCGCGGCGCAGGCCCAGAGTGTCAAGCCGCCCGCCAACTACCGCACGGCAGAGTTTATGGAAGAGCACGGGCAGGTCGATAAAATTGTCGCCCGTAAAGAGTTAACGACGATGCTGGCAAAGACGCTCGCATTTCTGGGATCCTGA
- a CDS encoding acetyl-CoA carboxylase carboxyltransferase subunit alpha: protein MTIQEFEQFLAELDDNIAKLDQAAQRTDNAAAAAEVQKLRAQRDGYVERFFDKLTPWDNVLLARHAQRPYALDYISTICDDFIELHGDRLFGDDGALVGGFARLAGQSVMVLGQQKGRDLKERQKRNFGYMKPEGYRKALRLMQLAGKFTKPVVSFVDTPGADPNVPSEERGISEAIARNLRELAVLPTPTIAIVIGEGGSGGALGIAVADCVLMLEHSFYSVIAPEGCAAIIARDATKGSDAARWMKVTAHDALALGLIDGVIKEPLGGAHRDPAATAEAIRDAITAALAELTPLTTDALLARRATRLRGMGRFTDI, encoded by the coding sequence ATGACTATCCAAGAGTTTGAGCAGTTTCTTGCCGAGCTCGACGACAATATAGCCAAGCTGGATCAAGCCGCACAGCGTACGGACAACGCGGCGGCGGCGGCTGAGGTGCAGAAACTGCGCGCCCAGCGAGATGGCTACGTGGAACGATTCTTTGATAAGCTGACCCCCTGGGACAATGTCCTGCTGGCACGCCACGCCCAGCGGCCCTACGCGCTCGACTACATCAGCACGATCTGCGATGACTTTATCGAGCTGCACGGGGACCGGCTCTTCGGCGACGACGGCGCATTGGTGGGCGGTTTCGCACGCCTCGCCGGGCAGAGCGTGATGGTGCTCGGGCAGCAAAAGGGCCGCGATTTAAAAGAGCGTCAGAAACGCAACTTCGGCTACATGAAGCCCGAGGGCTATCGGAAAGCCCTGCGCCTGATGCAGCTCGCCGGCAAGTTCACCAAGCCCGTGGTCTCGTTTGTGGACACCCCCGGCGCCGACCCCAATGTGCCCTCCGAGGAGCGCGGCATCTCCGAGGCGATCGCCCGCAACCTCCGTGAGCTCGCCGTGCTTCCCACGCCCACTATCGCTATCGTGATCGGCGAGGGCGGCTCGGGTGGTGCACTTGGGATCGCGGTCGCGGACTGCGTCTTGATGCTGGAGCATAGCTTCTACTCCGTGATCGCCCCCGAGGGCTGCGCCGCGATTATCGCCCGCGATGCCACCAAGGGAAGCGACGCCGCGCGCTGGATGAAGGTCACGGCGCACGATGCGCTCGCGCTGGGCCTGATCGATGGCGTGATCAAAGAGCCGCTCGGCGGCGCCCACCGCGACCCCGCCGCCACCGCAGAAGCCATCCGCGACGCGATCACCGCCGCCCTCGCCGAGCTCACCCCGCTCACCACAGATGCGCTCCTCGCCCGCCGGGCCACACGCCTGCGCGGCATGGGGCGGTTTACCGACATTTAA
- a CDS encoding 3-keto-disaccharide hydrolase — protein MKRLALLSLAALTVVPLYAQVAPPTKSLFDGKTLTNWKSTPFGDEGSVTVKDGMIVLAKGDEMTGITWTGDTAALPKLNYEISLQAQRIDGNDFFCGLTFPVKDDPCSFIVGGWNGGVVGLSSLDGKDAARNETARFMEFTNKRWYKIRVRVSERGIAAWIDDKQVVGVETKGRKIGIRSEVEASRPLGIACYNTVAGIKDIQIRPLTPDEAKASIPVPPVPKPK, from the coding sequence ATGAAACGACTCGCTCTGCTCAGCCTCGCCGCCCTTACCGTAGTGCCGCTCTACGCCCAGGTCGCCCCGCCCACGAAGTCTCTCTTCGATGGCAAGACCCTCACGAACTGGAAGAGCACGCCGTTCGGTGACGAAGGCTCGGTCACAGTCAAAGACGGCATGATTGTCCTGGCCAAGGGGGATGAGATGACCGGGATCACCTGGACCGGCGACACGGCAGCGCTCCCCAAGCTCAACTACGAGATTTCTCTCCAAGCCCAGCGCATCGACGGCAACGACTTCTTCTGCGGCCTGACCTTCCCGGTCAAAGACGATCCGTGCAGCTTCATTGTCGGCGGCTGGAACGGCGGGGTGGTCGGGCTCTCCAGCCTCGATGGCAAGGACGCCGCCCGAAACGAGACCGCGCGGTTCATGGAGTTCACCAACAAGCGCTGGTACAAGATCCGTGTCCGGGTCAGCGAGCGCGGCATCGCCGCCTGGATCGACGACAAGCAAGTGGTGGGGGTCGAGACAAAGGGTCGCAAGATCGGCATCCGCTCCGAGGTGGAGGCATCACGCCCGCTGGGAATCGCCTGCTACAACACAGTCGCTGGGATCAAGGACATCCAAATCCGCCCCCTCACCCCCGACGAAGCCAAGGCCTCAATCCCCGTTCCGCCCGTGCCAAAACCGAAGTAG
- a CDS encoding endonuclease/exonuclease/phosphatase family protein encodes MKRLRFWLFPVLSGICLGFITFCYATRWDTLAAVTVVPAWCWPLPGALLAGVRWKPRRVRTLWALWGLFALLFVDELRPLTHPLRWLSSPTTTGKAAGTWRVVSLNCAGGDPKAAEEVRAWKPDVVLLQEIPNPESVRALAEKLYGSRDACAVGFDTAVLARNLTAVPLPHDLQRYAVVAKTPHGTVASVRLSPSILRVDFWSPECWKAHTENRQTRRAELRAVVAQLSRDGALLVGGDLNAPAGDGVFSELNPLRLQDVWPVAGLGWGNTIANDLPIHRIDQLWLRGHNPQALIAVKTQNSDHRMLICDLLSQSSPR; translated from the coding sequence GTGAAGCGGCTCCGGTTCTGGTTGTTCCCCGTGCTCTCTGGCATCTGTCTGGGGTTTATTACCTTCTGCTATGCCACACGTTGGGACACGCTCGCGGCAGTTACGGTCGTCCCTGCTTGGTGCTGGCCCTTGCCGGGGGCTCTTCTGGCAGGCGTGCGGTGGAAACCGCGGCGGGTGCGGACTCTCTGGGCTCTGTGGGGGCTCTTTGCCCTTCTGTTTGTGGACGAGCTACGCCCTCTCACCCACCCGCTGCGCTGGCTCTCTTCGCCCACCACCACCGGGAAAGCAGCGGGTACCTGGCGCGTTGTCTCGCTAAACTGTGCGGGCGGCGATCCCAAAGCGGCGGAGGAAGTGCGTGCCTGGAAGCCCGATGTGGTGCTGCTCCAAGAAATACCGAACCCTGAGAGTGTCCGAGCACTGGCGGAGAAGCTTTACGGGAGCCGCGATGCCTGTGCTGTTGGCTTCGACACCGCTGTCCTTGCCCGAAACCTTACTGCGGTTCCACTTCCCCACGACCTCCAGCGCTATGCCGTGGTCGCAAAGACGCCGCATGGCACCGTCGCCAGCGTCCGGCTCTCTCCTAGCATCCTGCGCGTGGACTTCTGGAGCCCTGAGTGCTGGAAAGCCCACACAGAGAACCGCCAAACACGTCGCGCCGAGCTACGTGCCGTGGTGGCGCAGCTCTCCCGCGATGGAGCATTGCTTGTCGGGGGCGATCTCAATGCTCCGGCAGGTGACGGCGTCTTCTCGGAGCTGAACCCCCTCCGCCTACAAGATGTCTGGCCCGTCGCGGGGCTTGGCTGGGGCAACACGATCGCCAACGACCTACCGATTCACCGGATAGACCAGCTCTGGCTACGAGGGCACAACCCGCAGGCGCTGATTGCCGTCAAGACCCAGAACTCCGATCACCGCATGCTCATCTGCGATCTGCTGTCCCAGTCGAGCCCTCGCTAA
- a CDS encoding type II secretion system F family protein — protein MPTFVYDVIDSSGNNVKGKMEADSEGAVLSRLHEQRLHILSISEQKASAFSSVGSKKAMGAPKLQSLVVFSRQFATMVDAGLAVLKCLDILEQQTKDLPLKQSLNAIKRDVQTGVSLGDAMAKHTNCFSKLYINMIRAAELGGILDTILDRLAQFLEKEQEIRQKVKSALTYPIIVLCFAMIILAAMFLFILPTFKQMFADMGAQMPAMTEALFNMSDFMVHNWYLFVFAPLFAAIAIKQYGKTPDGAYKIDQVKLKIPIMGEIVLKLSVARFCRTFGTLLSSGVPMMRAIEIVAETAGNEVLCRAINDTKIALREGSRLSPPLVKSGLFPPMVTHMIDIGEETGRMSEMLVKVAEFYEQEVDATVKALTSLIEPILIVFLGVIVGFIVISIMGPMFSIINQIR, from the coding sequence ATGCCAACATTTGTCTATGACGTAATCGACTCCTCGGGCAACAATGTCAAGGGGAAGATGGAGGCCGATAGCGAGGGAGCGGTCCTGAGCCGCCTCCATGAGCAGCGCCTCCATATCCTCAGTATCAGCGAGCAAAAAGCCAGCGCGTTCTCATCGGTGGGCAGCAAGAAGGCGATGGGGGCTCCCAAGCTCCAGTCTCTGGTGGTCTTCTCGCGGCAGTTTGCGACGATGGTCGATGCGGGGCTTGCGGTGCTCAAGTGCCTGGACATCCTGGAGCAACAGACCAAGGACCTCCCCCTGAAGCAGTCGCTCAACGCCATCAAGCGCGATGTCCAGACCGGTGTCTCGCTGGGCGATGCCATGGCCAAGCACACCAACTGCTTCTCCAAGCTCTACATCAACATGATCCGCGCCGCCGAGCTGGGAGGTATCCTGGATACCATTCTTGACCGCCTGGCGCAGTTCCTCGAAAAAGAGCAGGAGATTCGTCAGAAGGTCAAGTCCGCCCTTACCTACCCGATCATTGTCTTGTGCTTCGCCATGATTATCCTGGCGGCGATGTTCTTGTTCATCCTGCCGACCTTTAAGCAGATGTTTGCCGATATGGGGGCGCAGATGCCCGCCATGACCGAGGCGCTCTTTAACATGTCGGACTTCATGGTCCACAACTGGTATCTGTTTGTCTTTGCGCCGCTGTTTGCCGCCATTGCGATCAAGCAGTACGGCAAGACCCCCGACGGTGCCTATAAGATCGACCAGGTCAAGCTCAAGATCCCCATCATGGGAGAGATCGTCCTCAAGCTCTCCGTGGCGCGCTTCTGCCGCACGTTTGGTACGCTGCTGAGCTCCGGTGTCCCGATGATGCGTGCGATCGAGATCGTGGCGGAGACTGCGGGCAACGAGGTGCTCTGCCGCGCGATCAACGATACCAAGATCGCTCTGCGGGAAGGAAGCCGCCTCTCGCCGCCACTGGTAAAGTCTGGCCTCTTCCCTCCGATGGTGACCCACATGATCGATATCGGTGAGGAGACCGGCCGCATGTCCGAGATGCTGGTCAAGGTCGCGGAGTTCTACGAGCAGGAAGTCGATGCGACCGTCAAGGCGCTCACCAGCTTGATCGAGCCGATCTTGATTGTCTTCCTCGGGGTGATCGTCGGGTTTATCGTGATCTCGATCATGGGGCCGATGTTCTCCATCATCAACCAGATCCGCTAA
- a CDS encoding sigma-70 family RNA polymerase sigma factor has product MALLTDGTKPVAEATLHRWLQEYARRRGEGGGRSLGDLPLPVLREKIARAHGPLVESVARKFLGTGEPLEDLAQEGYLGLLSALEYYDPGKGVRFSTYATHFIGGAIRHFLRDRSRMIREPAWLQETAGRLERAIEQLTAQLEREPTSGEIAAVLAIPVETVEEIQASRGTFRVVSYDDSAGGDYDGILESIDDDDEPMAIHVENRIVLRQLIQRLRPFEQQVVYEFYFRNLNQTEIATKLSVSCNYVSVTLRKAVDRLGKLLGEAEAYDRRRQREHSIVDPYTGLYTYEHLVARLDEGISRAVRAGMPISVIQFQIQGIPSSGRAYDEAMEACGNRLRTSIRRMDMAGRGEGSTLLAVLGGTGPQVEVAARRLTSVLEDVGPQVHLPLRIVTGTAWHPEQGRTAQELLTEARRALDEERDHPRNLPKAA; this is encoded by the coding sequence ATGGCTCTCTTAACTGATGGCACCAAACCTGTTGCCGAAGCAACACTACACCGCTGGCTCCAGGAGTACGCACGCCGCCGTGGCGAGGGGGGTGGTCGCTCCTTGGGCGATCTCCCCCTTCCGGTACTCCGCGAGAAGATTGCACGCGCTCACGGCCCCCTTGTGGAGTCGGTGGCACGGAAGTTTTTAGGCACGGGAGAGCCGCTGGAGGACCTCGCGCAGGAAGGCTATCTGGGCCTCCTCTCTGCCCTAGAGTACTACGACCCCGGCAAGGGTGTCCGCTTCTCCACCTACGCAACCCACTTTATCGGGGGGGCCATCCGGCACTTTCTCCGCGACCGCAGCCGCATGATCCGCGAGCCCGCCTGGCTCCAGGAGACTGCGGGGCGCCTGGAGCGCGCCATCGAGCAGCTCACCGCCCAGCTGGAGCGCGAGCCCACGTCGGGCGAGATCGCGGCCGTCCTCGCGATCCCCGTGGAGACGGTCGAGGAGATCCAGGCATCGCGGGGTACCTTCCGGGTGGTCTCCTACGACGATAGCGCGGGCGGGGACTACGACGGCATCTTGGAGTCCATCGACGACGACGACGAGCCGATGGCGATCCATGTGGAGAACCGCATTGTCCTGCGCCAGCTCATCCAGCGGCTCCGGCCCTTTGAGCAGCAAGTGGTCTACGAGTTCTACTTCCGCAACCTCAACCAGACCGAGATCGCCACCAAGCTCAGTGTCTCCTGTAACTATGTCTCGGTGACCCTGCGCAAGGCGGTAGACCGGCTCGGCAAGCTCCTCGGGGAGGCCGAGGCCTACGACCGCCGGCGCCAGCGTGAGCACTCGATTGTCGATCCCTACACCGGCCTCTACACCTACGAGCACCTCGTGGCGCGCCTCGATGAGGGCATCTCACGTGCTGTCCGAGCGGGCATGCCCATCTCGGTGATCCAGTTCCAGATCCAGGGTATTCCCAGTAGCGGGCGCGCCTACGACGAAGCCATGGAGGCCTGTGGCAATCGGCTACGAACATCGATCCGCCGGATGGACATGGCGGGCCGCGGCGAGGGAAGCACGCTCCTGGCAGTCCTCGGGGGAACGGGACCTCAGGTCGAGGTCGCCGCACGCCGCCTGACCAGTGTTCTAGAGGATGTGGGTCCCCAGGTCCACCTCCCCCTACGCATTGTCACCGGCACCGCCTGGCACCCCGAGCAGGGCCGCACGGCCCAAGAGCTCCTGACCGAGGCACGACGCGCCCTCGACGAAGAGCGGGACCATCCGCGAAACCTCCCGAAAGCGGCCTAA
- a CDS encoding type IV pilus twitching motility protein PilT: MNSILPDDDLAPLLPTAGSPRPAATNAPAALDGTQMLRGLLEDGALLMPPGSSHAASLGLESFDDNRSAASSVTPLADTHIDDILRYSQQVKASDIHLTVNLPPMIRVDGKLIPTPWETVTPREAQRLIYDILLSDQIERYERTKELDFSYGVHGVGRFRFNVYRQRGSVGCAMRAIPAKIPSLESLRLPPVLKELTKKHSGVILVTGPTGSGKSTTIASMIDVINAERPVHILTMEDPIEYIHQHKVGMVNQREIGQDSESFANCIRAALREDPDIILVGEMRDKETIAAALTLAETGHLVFGTLHTRSAPATVDRIIDVFPADQQDQIRVMFAGSLQAVVAQQLLPQVGGGRVAAIEIMVATAAIRNLIREGKSHQLLSSIETGAQYGMQQMDKVLAELHRSGMVTMEEAATRCNDRDNFMRHLKGGN, from the coding sequence ATGAACTCGATTCTCCCTGACGACGACTTGGCACCACTGCTGCCGACCGCCGGCTCACCACGCCCGGCTGCGACCAACGCCCCGGCTGCTCTGGACGGGACACAGATGCTCCGTGGCCTCCTGGAAGATGGGGCTCTGCTCATGCCTCCAGGGAGCTCCCACGCCGCGTCCTTGGGACTGGAAAGCTTCGACGATAACCGTAGCGCTGCCTCCAGTGTCACCCCCCTGGCCGATACGCATATCGATGACATCCTGCGCTACAGCCAGCAGGTGAAGGCGTCGGATATCCACCTGACCGTGAACCTGCCCCCGATGATCCGCGTCGATGGCAAGCTGATCCCGACGCCTTGGGAGACGGTCACCCCGCGTGAGGCCCAGCGCCTGATCTACGATATCCTGCTCTCCGACCAGATCGAGCGCTACGAGCGCACCAAGGAGCTGGACTTTTCCTACGGCGTGCATGGGGTGGGGCGCTTCCGCTTCAATGTCTACCGACAGCGTGGCTCGGTGGGGTGTGCGATGCGTGCCATTCCCGCCAAGATCCCCTCGCTGGAGTCGCTGCGCCTGCCCCCCGTGCTCAAGGAGCTCACCAAGAAGCACTCAGGCGTGATCCTCGTGACCGGTCCCACCGGCTCCGGAAAGTCGACAACAATTGCGTCGATGATCGATGTGATCAACGCCGAGCGCCCGGTGCACATCCTGACCATGGAGGACCCGATCGAGTACATCCACCAGCACAAAGTTGGGATGGTCAACCAGCGCGAGATTGGGCAGGACTCCGAGTCGTTTGCCAACTGTATCCGCGCCGCCCTTCGTGAGGACCCCGATATCATCCTGGTCGGTGAGATGCGTGATAAAGAGACCATCGCCGCAGCACTGACCCTTGCGGAGACGGGCCACCTGGTCTTTGGGACGCTCCACACCCGCAGCGCCCCCGCAACAGTCGACCGTATTATCGATGTCTTTCCCGCTGACCAGCAGGACCAGATCCGGGTGATGTTTGCCGGCTCGCTCCAGGCCGTGGTTGCCCAGCAGCTCCTTCCGCAAGTGGGGGGGGGACGTGTTGCCGCCATTGAGATCATGGTCGCCACCGCCGCGATCCGCAACCTGATCCGTGAGGGCAAGAGCCACCAGCTCCTGAGCTCGATCGAGACCGGTGCCCAGTACGGCATGCAGCAGATGGACAAGGTCCTGGCAGAGCTTCACCGCTCCGGGATGGTCACGATGGAAGAGGCTGCCACCCGCTGTAACGACCGCGATAACTTTATGCGCCACCTTAAGGGAGGGAACTAA
- a CDS encoding ATP-binding protein, translating into MLSLRLLGSPLFLVDGAPLTGLRYPQGRKLLAYLALQGGRPVERSYLAGLFWPDTDEPRALFYLRRVLSDLRKALGDEAGRVLAPSPRTLALNLEGAECDLESGSPEELLQGWTDDWVLEARYAQQNQSATAPHSHPSLVIAPFLGREALLATVLVQLETEVLVTLTGPGGVGKTRLARAVAQAHGGAVGFVPLASLPPESSAEELLACVATALELPTAGLSLPHLAAQLKGRFSLVVLDNCEQVRDHSAALVAALPEVRFLATSRLPLECAGECPVPVPPLELEVAATLFLEHAAREGVRYPRDETVEAICQSVDCLPLALELAASRLKLMTPQQLRERLSAPLRLLRRSAGGGSPRQATLEATIRWSYDLLSARERDAFLRLGVFQGDWSLEDAEAVLETREALPLLESLVSHSLVVAQRTATRVHFRFLETIREFARTQCEPCTTSAARAAHARHFASLLQRAAHEWLGPQQPHWVRWLETHQQELQIALSWLTQHDPLRGLELMVGLETFWTRQTGFPARRSLHALLQATEGQRTPLQSAQGLRTLAMVTPDDTQSRQILQQARATALEYQLEQELAECALAACLQEKQRDLTALRRHAQEAYERYGRLGDLYGQAHALEYDAIAALRQGDMVGAERGYTHFLVLARQLESPLNLWDAHYGLAQALLFQERLDEAEQTAAAAHALLSQAPDTMSRANLLLLLGELARFKGRADDAQAYYAESLQLCHGNTIHVLPAFIERSRAIVFASTGNFPAAWASLQWALVEFRRYRISGQLGSTLAEMAWIAGLEGRHQEAALFAQQAQLAPPQDARYPHDQARLQQALAPKTKTPQEPSS; encoded by the coding sequence ATGCTCTCGCTACGCTTGCTGGGCTCCCCCCTTTTTCTGGTCGATGGCGCCCCCCTGACCGGGCTCCGCTACCCACAAGGACGGAAGCTACTGGCCTACCTCGCGCTCCAAGGCGGTCGCCCGGTGGAGCGGTCCTACCTGGCGGGGCTGTTCTGGCCCGATACCGACGAGCCCCGGGCGCTTTTCTACCTGCGACGTGTGCTCTCTGACCTGCGCAAGGCCCTGGGCGACGAAGCGGGGCGCGTGCTTGCGCCCAGTCCGCGCACCCTCGCCCTGAACCTGGAGGGAGCGGAGTGCGATCTGGAGAGCGGCAGCCCCGAGGAGCTCCTACAAGGCTGGACCGACGACTGGGTCTTGGAGGCGCGCTATGCGCAGCAGAATCAGAGTGCAACAGCTCCCCACAGCCACCCAAGCCTCGTGATTGCTCCGTTTCTGGGCCGCGAGGCGCTTCTGGCAACGGTCCTGGTGCAGCTTGAGACGGAGGTTCTGGTCACGCTTACCGGGCCGGGGGGCGTGGGCAAGACACGCCTCGCGCGCGCAGTGGCACAGGCCCACGGGGGAGCCGTGGGCTTCGTCCCCCTCGCAAGCCTCCCCCCGGAGAGCTCCGCTGAGGAACTCTTGGCTTGCGTGGCCACCGCGCTCGAGCTCCCCACCGCAGGCCTGTCCCTCCCGCACCTCGCAGCGCAGCTCAAGGGGCGATTCTCTCTGGTGGTGCTGGACAACTGTGAGCAGGTACGTGACCACAGCGCCGCTCTTGTCGCCGCCCTCCCCGAGGTGCGCTTTCTGGCAACGAGCCGCCTTCCCTTAGAGTGCGCGGGGGAGTGCCCAGTCCCGGTTCCCCCACTAGAGCTGGAGGTCGCCGCGACCCTCTTCTTGGAGCACGCCGCCCGAGAGGGAGTGCGCTACCCACGGGATGAGACGGTCGAGGCGATCTGCCAGAGTGTCGACTGCCTCCCACTCGCCCTGGAGCTGGCCGCCTCGCGCTTGAAGCTCATGACACCTCAGCAGCTCCGTGAGCGCCTCAGCGCTCCTCTGCGCCTGCTGCGACGAAGCGCGGGGGGAGGCTCCCCACGCCAGGCAACTCTGGAGGCGACCATCCGGTGGAGCTACGACCTGCTCTCGGCGCGGGAGCGGGATGCCTTCCTTCGGCTCGGGGTCTTTCAAGGCGACTGGAGCCTAGAGGATGCCGAGGCCGTACTGGAGACCCGCGAGGCGCTCCCTCTCCTAGAGTCCCTGGTCTCACACTCGCTCGTGGTCGCCCAGCGCACGGCGACACGTGTCCATTTCCGGTTTCTGGAGACCATCCGCGAGTTCGCCCGAACCCAGTGCGAGCCGTGTACCACGTCTGCTGCAAGAGCAGCCCATGCCCGCCACTTTGCCTCCCTGCTCCAGAGAGCGGCCCACGAGTGGCTTGGTCCCCAGCAGCCCCACTGGGTTCGCTGGCTGGAGACCCACCAGCAGGAGCTTCAGATCGCCCTCAGCTGGCTGACCCAGCACGACCCTCTCCGTGGTCTAGAGCTCATGGTGGGCCTGGAGACCTTCTGGACACGCCAGACCGGCTTTCCCGCGCGCCGCTCTCTCCACGCGCTCTTACAGGCAACCGAGGGCCAGCGCACTCCCCTCCAGAGCGCCCAAGGCCTGCGCACCCTCGCCATGGTCACCCCCGACGATACCCAGAGCCGGCAAATCCTCCAGCAGGCACGTGCCACTGCCCTGGAGTACCAGCTGGAGCAGGAGCTCGCCGAGTGCGCCCTGGCAGCCTGCCTCCAGGAAAAACAGCGCGACCTTACTGCGCTCCGTCGCCACGCCCAAGAGGCCTACGAGCGCTACGGGCGCTTGGGGGACCTCTACGGCCAGGCCCACGCCCTTGAGTACGATGCGATCGCGGCCCTCCGGCAGGGAGATATGGTCGGGGCCGAGCGGGGCTACACCCACTTTCTGGTCCTAGCCCGCCAGCTGGAGAGCCCGCTCAACCTCTGGGATGCACACTATGGGCTCGCCCAGGCGCTCCTCTTTCAGGAGCGACTCGATGAGGCCGAGCAAACCGCCGCCGCCGCGCACGCCCTGCTCTCCCAGGCCCCCGATACGATGAGCCGCGCGAACCTGCTCTTGCTTCTGGGAGAGCTCGCCCGCTTCAAGGGCCGGGCCGACGATGCCCAGGCCTACTACGCCGAGAGCCTCCAGCTCTGCCACGGGAATACAATCCATGTTCTCCCCGCCTTTATCGAGCGGAGCCGCGCGATTGTCTTTGCCAGCACCGGCAACTTCCCCGCCGCCTGGGCGAGTCTCCAGTGGGCTCTCGTGGAGTTTCGGCGCTACAGGATCAGTGGGCAGCTCGGCTCTACCCTGGCAGAGATGGCCTGGATCGCGGGGCTGGAGGGCAGGCACCAAGAAGCCGCCCTCTTTGCCCAGCAGGCCCAGCTCGCCCCTCCCCAGGATGCACGCTACCCCCACGATCAGGCACGCCTCCAGCAAGCGCTGGCCCCAAAAACGAAAACTCCCCAAGAGCCAAGCTCCTGA
- the pheA gene encoding prephenate dehydratase — protein MSLQELRRQIDALDAQILDLLTQRAHVVQEVGHSKTRTQTKFFSPERERQIFERLEEANRGPLPPTAVRAIFREILSGMRALEAQIRVAHLGPAGTFSHQAALDKFGTSSELKAADTIPDVFALVERGEADYGVVPVENSTEGIVPYTLDMFHEKGTRLKICAEVYVPVVHNLATHAETLADIQKLYAHPQAYAQSRNWIRDNIGTSVEVVDATSNSKAALLAAADPTSAAITTSIASELYAIPLLAQHIEDSPHNRTRFLVIGENEPQPSGKDKTSIFFSVQHRAGSLMRAMAAFDAHDINLTMIESRPTKQLPWEYVFFIDIQGHHKEAQVTRALKLLEEHSLFVTILGSYPEAN, from the coding sequence ATGTCGCTTCAAGAACTCCGGCGTCAGATCGACGCCCTCGATGCCCAGATTTTAGACCTTCTAACCCAGCGGGCGCATGTCGTCCAGGAGGTAGGTCACTCCAAGACACGCACTCAGACTAAGTTTTTCTCGCCTGAGCGCGAGCGCCAGATCTTTGAGCGTCTCGAAGAAGCCAACCGGGGACCGCTCCCGCCGACGGCGGTTCGTGCGATCTTCCGGGAGATCCTCTCCGGGATGCGAGCCCTGGAGGCGCAGATTCGTGTCGCGCATCTTGGCCCAGCGGGGACATTCTCCCACCAGGCAGCGCTCGACAAGTTCGGGACGTCTTCCGAGCTCAAGGCCGCCGATACTATACCCGATGTTTTCGCACTCGTCGAACGGGGCGAGGCGGACTACGGGGTGGTCCCTGTGGAGAACAGCACCGAGGGGATCGTCCCCTACACCCTCGACATGTTCCACGAGAAGGGCACGCGCCTCAAGATCTGCGCCGAGGTCTATGTCCCTGTCGTGCACAACCTCGCCACCCACGCCGAGACCCTCGCCGACATCCAGAAGCTCTACGCCCACCCGCAGGCCTACGCCCAGAGCCGCAACTGGATTCGGGACAATATCGGCACGAGTGTCGAGGTGGTCGATGCGACCTCGAACTCCAAGGCCGCCCTGCTCGCCGCCGCGGACCCGACCAGCGCCGCCATCACCACCAGTATCGCCAGCGAGCTCTACGCCATCCCCCTGCTCGCCCAGCACATCGAGGACTCGCCGCACAACCGCACGCGCTTCCTCGTGATCGGGGAGAACGAGCCGCAGCCATCGGGCAAGGACAAGACCAGCATCTTCTTCTCGGTCCAGCACCGCGCCGGCTCGCTGATGCGCGCCATGGCCGCCTTCGATGCCCACGACATCAACCTCACGATGATCGAGAGCCGCCCCACCAAGCAGCTCCCCTGGGAGTATGTCTTCTTTATCGACATCCAGGGCCACCACAAAGAAGCGCAAGTCACCCGCGCCCTCAAGCTCCTAGAGGAACACAGCCTCTTTGTCACGATCCTAGGCTCCTACCCTGAAGCCAACTGA